CGGTCCGTTCGCGCGCGGCGGCCACCACGAGCGGGAGGGTGATCGTCGCGTCCGCGACGACGGTGACGTTGCGCGCGGACTTCTCCAGTTTCCCCCACGACCGCGCCTCGTCGAGTGTCGCGCCCGACAGCCCTCCTGTACTACTGGCGTCCATCGTCAGCTGGACGGCGTAATCGTACGCGTCGGGGACGGTGAGCATCGTCTGGAGCACGTAGTTCTTCGGGACGCCGCCGCCGACGACCATCGCGCCCGCGGAGTCGGCCGCGAACGCGAGATCCGAGAGGTGGGTCATGTCGCCGAGCGCGTCGAGGGCGAACTCCGAGGTCTGGCCGTAGATCCACGCCTGAATACCGAGCACGGAGTCCTGGATCGCGGGCACGTAGATCGGGACGTCGCAGTCGTATGCGGCGGCGGCGATGCCGGGGTCCTCGTCCACGTCTCGCTCGCGGTTCTGTTCGAGGTTCGCTCGGCCGAGTTCGTGCGTGAACTCCTGGATGGTGACGGTGCGCTCCACCGCGGGGAAGACGTTCGCCCGGAGGTGGTTCTCGAACAGCGTGAAATGCTCCTGGGGGAGGTAGACGTTGTAGATGCGGTCGACGCCCTCGTCGCGCAGCCGCTCGTCGTGGTCCCGTTCGGTCGGAGCGTCGGTCCGTTCCTCGACGCGGTGGTCGTGCGGACCGACGCTCCCGTGGTGGTGTTTGCCTCCCACCGCCTCGATGGCGTCGTGGGTGAGGTTCGCCCCCGTCGTCACCAGCGCGTCGATGTGTCCGTCGCGGACCAGGTCGGTGACGACCTGCCGCATCCCCGTCGGCACCATCGCGCCGGCGAGGCCGAAGAAGTTCGTCACGTCCTCGTCGAGCATCTCGGCGTAGATGTCGACCGCGCGCTCGACGTCGGCGGCACCGATGCCCGCCTCGCCGTACTCGGCGACCAGCTCGCCGACCGTCATCCCCGCCCGGACGCGCGTGTGACCGATCGGGTCCTCCTGAAACGTCTCTCTCTCGTCGGCGTGGTCGGTCATGTTCGGTCGTGTGCGGGGGCGGCGTTTGAAGCTCCCGGTCCGCCGTGATCGGTCGTGCGACGGGCGGCGGCCGCCTCCCCTGTCGCGAGGGGTCCGAGTCTCCCCGGCCGCGGATCAGAACCGCTTTCCGGCCCGCTTGCGGGAGTGATGGTATGCTCGTCACCGAGGGAGGCGTCGAGATCGACGTGCCCGAGGCACGCGACGGCGCGTCGGAGGGCAGCGGCGACGGCGTCTTCTTCAACCCCACGCAGGAACTCAACCGCGACGTCACCGTCGCCGTCTTGCGCGCCTACCGCGAGCGCGACCCCCGGGCGACGTCGTATCTCGACGCGATGGCCGCCTCGGGGATCAGGGGGGTCCGCGCCGGGGTCGAGGGGTACGACGTCACCTGCGCGGACGTCGACGCCGACGCGGTCGCGCTCGCCGACGCGAACCTCGCGCGCAACGGCGTCGACGGGCGGGTCGCAAACCGCGACGTCAACGCGCTCATGCACGAGGAGGGGCCGTTCGACGTCGTCGACATCGACC
This Salinigranum marinum DNA region includes the following protein-coding sequences:
- a CDS encoding deoxyhypusine synthase, which produces MTDHADERETFQEDPIGHTRVRAGMTVGELVAEYGEAGIGAADVERAVDIYAEMLDEDVTNFFGLAGAMVPTGMRQVVTDLVRDGHIDALVTTGANLTHDAIEAVGGKHHHGSVGPHDHRVEERTDAPTERDHDERLRDEGVDRIYNVYLPQEHFTLFENHLRANVFPAVERTVTIQEFTHELGRANLEQNRERDVDEDPGIAAAAYDCDVPIYVPAIQDSVLGIQAWIYGQTSEFALDALGDMTHLSDLAFAADSAGAMVVGGGVPKNYVLQTMLTVPDAYDYAVQLTMDASSTGGLSGATLDEARSWGKLEKSARNVTVVADATITLPLVVAAARERTGE